One Owenweeksia hongkongensis DSM 17368 genomic region harbors:
- a CDS encoding NAD-dependent epimerase/dehydratase family protein, whose product MQEKILVLGSSGQIGTDLIETLRQSYGNENVVASDIKEPAKHILESGPFEIVNAMDRDRLEEVVAKHGITQIYHLVAMLSATAEKMPMKGWDLNMVSLFHTLEMLREKQFNKLYWPSSIAAFGPTTPKVDTPQHTVMDPGTVYGISKLSGELWCDYYCKKYGVDVRSIRYPGLISYKTEPGGGTTDYAVDIFHKAKKEGKYECYLAEDTALPMMYMPDAIKATIGIMEAPAEDVKIRTSYNLAAFSFTPKQLAEAIKKHIPDFEITYNVDSRNDIALGWPQEIDDQVARQDWGWKNDFSLDAMVEDMLKNV is encoded by the coding sequence ATGCAAGAAAAGATATTGGTACTTGGCTCTTCGGGCCAAATAGGTACTGACCTTATAGAAACACTTCGCCAATCCTATGGCAACGAAAATGTAGTGGCTTCAGATATTAAAGAACCAGCAAAGCACATTTTGGAGTCTGGTCCTTTTGAGATAGTGAATGCTATGGATCGTGACCGTTTGGAGGAAGTGGTGGCAAAGCACGGAATTACTCAGATTTATCACTTGGTAGCCATGCTTTCGGCTACAGCCGAAAAAATGCCTATGAAGGGCTGGGACCTTAATATGGTGAGTCTTTTTCATACGCTTGAAATGCTTCGCGAAAAGCAGTTCAATAAGCTGTATTGGCCAAGCTCTATTGCTGCATTTGGGCCAACTACTCCAAAAGTAGATACTCCTCAGCACACGGTAATGGATCCGGGAACTGTATATGGAATAAGTAAACTTAGCGGTGAGCTTTGGTGTGATTACTACTGTAAAAAATACGGGGTGGACGTGCGGAGTATTCGCTACCCTGGATTGATATCTTATAAAACTGAGCCAGGTGGAGGGACTACAGATTATGCTGTAGATATTTTCCATAAGGCAAAAAAGGAAGGCAAGTACGAATGCTACCTTGCAGAAGATACTGCCTTGCCAATGATGTACATGCCTGATGCGATTAAAGCAACTATCGGCATTATGGAAGCGCCAGCTGAAGATGTGAAAATTCGCACCAGCTATAATTTGGCAGCTTTTAGCTTTACGCCAAAGCAGTTAGCGGAAGCCATTAAAAAGCATATTCCTGATTTTGAAATCACTTACAATGTAGATAGCCGAAATGATATCGCATTAGGATGGCCTCAGGAAATTGATGACCAGGTAGCACGTCAGGATTGGGGTTGGAAAAACGATTTCAGCTTGGACGCTATGGTAGAAGATATGTTGAAAAATGTATAA
- a CDS encoding Nramp family divalent metal transporter, which produces MKQKLAHFLKSLGPGLLFASTCIGVSHLVQSTRAGALYGFGLLWAVMAANLFKYPFFEYASRYANATGTSIIDGYLRLGKWMLWLYAIVTLSTMFFVTAAVGAVTAGFFDNLFGISSSLGPGAVQYLLPILFVVCILILYVGQYKILDSLIKIVGAVLLLSTVVAFVLTLIKGPVSSQHQFFEPSILDPSSAGFAFAIALMGWMPTALDISSWTSLWTLERIKQTNFKPSLRETLREFNFGYIVSAILAPCFLLLGAYLLYGTGYSMPGNSAAFANGIIELFTQTMGDWSYLLIAASGFSIMFGTCIAVFDGYARTTERVATLLLQGDTANKSTASKTGSYHLSLLFVGVGAYIIIYFFGTSLKDLVDLATTISFIVAPIIALVNFRLVTGKYIDKDQQPSALMRWLSYIGIIFLLFFTIIYIVYY; this is translated from the coding sequence ATGAAACAAAAGCTTGCCCATTTTTTAAAATCTCTTGGCCCCGGCCTACTCTTTGCCAGCACATGTATTGGCGTAAGTCATTTGGTGCAAAGCACCCGAGCCGGAGCACTTTATGGTTTTGGACTTCTATGGGCTGTGATGGCTGCCAACCTTTTTAAGTACCCCTTTTTTGAATATGCTTCTCGCTATGCAAATGCTACAGGCACCAGCATTATAGATGGCTACCTTCGCTTGGGCAAATGGATGCTTTGGTTATACGCCATTGTTACGCTATCTACCATGTTCTTTGTTACAGCTGCAGTGGGCGCTGTTACTGCTGGTTTTTTTGATAATCTATTTGGTATTTCTTCCTCGCTGGGGCCTGGTGCCGTTCAATACCTCCTACCCATTTTGTTTGTAGTATGCATTCTCATTCTATATGTTGGTCAATACAAAATTCTTGATTCACTGATCAAAATTGTTGGAGCAGTACTTCTCCTTTCCACCGTGGTCGCATTTGTTCTTACTCTTATCAAAGGACCTGTTTCTTCTCAGCATCAATTTTTCGAACCATCTATACTCGACCCATCAAGTGCCGGGTTTGCCTTTGCTATTGCCCTTATGGGGTGGATGCCGACTGCTTTGGATATTTCTTCATGGACAAGCCTTTGGACCTTAGAACGCATCAAGCAAACCAACTTTAAACCTTCATTACGAGAAACCCTACGCGAGTTTAATTTTGGCTACATAGTATCCGCCATCCTCGCCCCCTGTTTTCTGCTGTTGGGTGCATACCTATTATACGGTACTGGCTACAGCATGCCCGGCAACTCAGCTGCTTTTGCTAATGGTATTATTGAGCTCTTTACTCAAACCATGGGCGACTGGAGTTATTTACTCATTGCAGCTTCTGGTTTTTCTATAATGTTTGGAACCTGCATAGCAGTTTTTGACGGTTATGCACGCACCACAGAAAGAGTGGCTACCCTGCTTTTGCAAGGTGATACGGCAAATAAAAGTACAGCCTCCAAAACGGGTTCTTATCACCTTAGTCTTTTGTTTGTAGGAGTTGGCGCTTACATAATTATCTACTTTTTTGGTACCTCATTAAAGGACCTTGTGGACTTAGCCACCACCATCTCATTTATAGTAGCTCCTATTATCGCACTTGTCAACTTCAGGCTTGTGACTGGGAAATATATTGACAAGGACCAGCAGCCCTCTGCTCTCATGCGATGGTTGAGCTATATTGGAATAATCTTTCTTCTTTTCTTCACCATCATTTACATCGTCTATTACTGA
- a CDS encoding C1q-like domain-containing protein, whose translation MAILVLASYIVSAQSGNVGIGTSSPQAKLHVQGDLRVDSMKTVTTSSMKVVLDTATNTFALQSTRPESDTLVRIAAQTVNNSIPTNTSTLIVWSSTVVNTLPSAYDASTGIFTAPRTGLYQLSVGTMLSSNNANSDEVNVSVFVNNVEIATSANYDSNGGTSQSKPTGSLMVLRPLSQGDTVEFRMFHTIGSTQSLINESRFNNMSIVELP comes from the coding sequence ATGGCCATATTAGTCTTAGCGAGTTATATAGTCAGCGCTCAATCAGGAAATGTGGGTATTGGAACTTCTTCACCACAAGCCAAACTCCACGTACAGGGCGACTTGCGGGTGGATTCGATGAAAACAGTGACAACCTCCTCCATGAAGGTTGTTTTGGACACTGCTACTAATACATTTGCGTTACAGTCCACCAGACCTGAATCGGATACTTTGGTACGTATTGCTGCCCAGACAGTTAATAATTCTATTCCCACTAATACAAGTACACTCATCGTTTGGTCATCTACGGTGGTGAATACCCTGCCCTCTGCTTACGATGCCAGCACTGGAATTTTCACAGCGCCACGTACAGGTTTGTATCAACTATCAGTCGGCACAATGTTAAGTTCCAACAATGCCAATAGTGACGAAGTCAATGTTTCTGTTTTCGTAAACAATGTTGAGATTGCAACAAGCGCAAACTATGATTCGAATGGGGGAACCAGCCAAAGTAAGCCTACTGGAAGCCTGATGGTATTAAGACCCTTGTCGCAAGGCGACACAGTGGAGTTTCGGATGTTTCATACTATAGGCTCCACTCAATCTTTAATAAATGAAAGCCGCTTCAATAATATGAGTATTGTGGAGCTACCTTAG
- a CDS encoding complement C1q domain-containing protein, which produces MKKYLFTAVLIAASFITVAQSGNVGVGTTAPQAKLHVEGSLRVDSLKAIDYSKYNLVLDSASKKVAIQLIRSNRDTLVRIYAKTGGNSVPHLTATRIVWSGTDINTVPSAWDASTGIFTAPHKGFYRISTNLTFNPNTGNNAQHTVIVRKNGADFAAAGNFDSSGGGSIYKPAGSLSTMVELNAGETVSVWAFQGVGSTQTLYNSVWNFLSIEELP; this is translated from the coding sequence ATGAAAAAGTATTTATTTACAGCAGTACTGATAGCAGCAAGTTTCATTACAGTAGCCCAATCAGGAAATGTTGGAGTGGGCACCACTGCACCACAGGCCAAGCTACACGTTGAAGGTAGCTTACGTGTAGATTCACTCAAAGCGATAGATTATTCTAAGTATAATTTGGTTTTGGATTCTGCATCAAAGAAGGTGGCAATACAGCTCATACGATCTAACCGGGATACCTTAGTTAGAATTTATGCGAAAACAGGTGGAAACTCAGTTCCGCATCTTACAGCTACACGCATTGTTTGGTCAGGTACAGATATCAATACGGTGCCATCTGCCTGGGACGCTTCGACAGGTATTTTTACAGCCCCCCACAAGGGTTTCTACCGCATTTCGACCAATCTCACTTTTAATCCCAACACGGGGAATAATGCACAGCATACTGTAATAGTAAGAAAGAACGGTGCTGATTTTGCCGCAGCTGGAAATTTTGATTCAAGTGGAGGTGGGAGCATTTACAAACCTGCGGGCAGCCTTTCCACCATGGTTGAATTAAATGCTGGAGAAACTGTTTCAGTATGGGCATTTCAAGGGGTTGGCTCTACCCAAACACTTTATAATTCGGTATGGAACTTTCTGAGTATTGAAGAACTCCCATAG
- a CDS encoding PID-CTERM protein-sorting domain-containing protein, whose protein sequence is MKNINTIALVALVFIGSTLLLNAQPGNPTSPAPLDGGISLLLAAGAAFGGKKYYDAKKKID, encoded by the coding sequence ATGAAAAATATAAACACAATTGCTTTGGTGGCTCTCGTATTCATCGGGTCTACTTTATTGCTTAATGCCCAGCCTGGAAACCCTACTTCACCTGCTCCATTAGATGGAGGGATAAGTTTGCTGTTAGCAGCTGGAGCAGCATTTGGTGGTAAAAAGTATTATGACGCAAAGAAGAAAATTGATTAA
- a CDS encoding T9SS type A sorting domain-containing protein, producing the protein MNQSLFSKSWLLPCLLVVSGSAFSQDLFVDSGDTLWVEPGGILTVEGSITSNGTIYLNADATGYAQLLQVNNVGNIGQLDMEMYLTDMTTGWRQLGIPFTNQVQNLNTDGISFITSANDGGVAGRRNMYYWDATDAGAGEAIGWTEAAPTTTGSRSYTVFGDQNGVHDFTQTIRIGGTPSNGNQAFAVKNTYDIGQTGNANAQGWNFIPNPYPSNVSVDKLFALGSFPTYEAIHVWDNVNGQYEALTSSGVTVYNTNATASGASHIQPFQGFWIKVDADGTFTLDNTVREPDSTATAFMSSRPYDLLNLSVTNTNDSTYDRMVVFFGPDATIGMDNGYDAYKIKSTRDVPTMYMEYQGLELSINHLPVAGYSIPVTVKTQQAQTLHTFSLDDNQLDPAWKVELEDLAGGKRIDLRKQDMTVKVDMNDNDKRFVLHLNQQGVALNAEQTLPEIVGWVNAEGQIGIRKIGMDNGTLKLYGLGGKCFATKRMESDQTVLSPRLASGVYLLQFTDDNLKSSSTKILVP; encoded by the coding sequence ATGAATCAATCTTTATTCTCCAAATCTTGGTTGCTACCTTGCCTATTGGTAGTTTCTGGTAGTGCTTTTTCACAAGATTTATTTGTAGACTCAGGAGATACTTTATGGGTAGAACCTGGAGGCATTCTCACGGTAGAAGGCTCCATTACTTCTAATGGCACTATCTATCTAAATGCCGATGCCACAGGCTATGCTCAACTGCTTCAAGTGAATAATGTGGGTAATATAGGACAGTTAGATATGGAAATGTATCTGACCGATATGACCACAGGCTGGCGTCAATTGGGGATTCCGTTTACCAATCAAGTTCAAAATCTTAACACAGATGGTATAAGTTTTATAACCAGTGCCAATGATGGAGGTGTGGCAGGTAGACGCAATATGTACTATTGGGATGCCACAGACGCTGGTGCCGGTGAAGCTATCGGCTGGACTGAAGCAGCCCCCACCACTACTGGCTCTCGCTCATACACAGTGTTTGGTGACCAAAATGGGGTGCATGACTTTACGCAAACTATCAGGATAGGAGGTACGCCTTCAAATGGTAATCAAGCGTTTGCTGTAAAAAACACCTATGACATTGGTCAAACAGGTAATGCAAACGCCCAGGGATGGAACTTCATCCCAAACCCTTATCCTAGTAATGTAAGTGTGGATAAGCTTTTTGCTTTAGGAAGTTTTCCGACTTACGAAGCTATCCATGTGTGGGATAATGTAAATGGCCAGTACGAAGCTCTTACATCTAGCGGAGTAACAGTATACAACACTAACGCTACAGCAAGCGGAGCTTCACATATACAGCCATTTCAAGGTTTTTGGATAAAAGTAGATGCGGATGGTACTTTTACTCTTGATAATACCGTGCGTGAGCCAGATTCTACGGCCACTGCTTTTATGAGTTCAAGACCTTACGATTTATTAAACCTAAGTGTTACCAATACCAATGATTCCACCTATGATAGAATGGTGGTTTTCTTTGGACCAGATGCCACTATAGGTATGGATAATGGATATGATGCCTATAAGATAAAATCAACCCGAGATGTGCCAACCATGTATATGGAGTACCAAGGATTGGAGCTGAGCATAAACCATCTGCCTGTGGCTGGGTACAGCATACCGGTTACCGTAAAAACACAACAAGCGCAAACCCTTCACACTTTTAGCTTAGATGACAATCAACTTGACCCGGCTTGGAAGGTGGAGCTCGAAGACCTGGCAGGAGGCAAGCGCATTGATTTGCGAAAGCAGGACATGACGGTGAAGGTGGATATGAATGACAATGACAAACGCTTTGTACTTCACTTAAATCAGCAAGGAGTAGCCTTGAATGCAGAGCAGACACTTCCAGAAATAGTGGGTTGGGTAAATGCTGAAGGACAAATAGGAATTAGAAAAATAGGCATGGACAACGGAACCTTAAAATTATATGGATTGGGAGGAAAATGCTTTGCCACCAAACGTATGGAGAGTGACCAAACCGTGCTTAGTCCTCGCTTGGCAAGTGGAGTATACCTACTACAATTTACTGACGATAATCTGAAATCATCTTCTACAAAAATATTAGTACCATGA
- the trhO gene encoding oxygen-dependent tRNA uridine(34) hydroxylase TrhO: MDPNAGKKGMINKYGREQLIKKLEAETFKRKTVSFYKYVILANPQDMRDTLYREWQELDCNGRIYVAREGINAQMNVPEHNWEAFVEKVYSHPELKDVPFKIAVEDDGKSFLKLTVKVREKIVADGLNENDWDVTNVGRHLNAEEWNEALDNEGTVVVDIRNHYESEIGHFENALLPEAETFRDELPEVLNLLKGKEDKKVLLYCTGGIRCEKTSAYLKHHGFQDVNQLHGGIIDYARQIKTKELPNRFRGKNFVFDDRLGEGISEEVVSHCHQCGKPCDKHVNCANKECNLLFIQCDECAEKHEGTCTPKCQEIIHLPEEEQKKLRQGKKQKKIFHSHKKVNLKGEE, translated from the coding sequence ATGGATCCCAACGCAGGAAAAAAAGGAATGATCAATAAGTATGGTCGCGAACAGCTTATCAAAAAGCTCGAGGCCGAAACTTTTAAAAGGAAGACGGTTTCCTTTTACAAGTATGTTATTCTTGCAAATCCGCAGGATATGCGCGACACACTTTACCGTGAGTGGCAAGAGTTGGATTGCAACGGACGAATTTATGTAGCTCGCGAAGGCATTAATGCCCAGATGAATGTACCCGAGCACAACTGGGAGGCCTTTGTAGAAAAGGTGTATTCTCATCCCGAACTTAAAGATGTTCCCTTCAAAATTGCGGTAGAAGATGATGGCAAATCATTCCTGAAGCTTACGGTAAAAGTTCGTGAAAAGATAGTGGCCGATGGCCTTAATGAAAATGATTGGGATGTGACCAATGTAGGCCGACACCTAAATGCAGAGGAGTGGAACGAAGCTTTGGATAACGAAGGAACTGTAGTGGTGGATATTCGCAATCACTATGAAAGTGAGATTGGTCATTTTGAAAACGCCTTGCTGCCAGAAGCCGAAACCTTTAGAGACGAGCTCCCCGAGGTATTGAACTTATTAAAAGGGAAAGAAGACAAAAAAGTGCTTTTGTATTGTACGGGAGGTATTCGTTGTGAAAAAACAAGTGCCTACCTTAAACACCATGGTTTTCAAGATGTAAATCAATTACATGGTGGCATCATTGACTACGCTCGTCAAATAAAGACTAAAGAGCTCCCCAACCGCTTTCGCGGAAAAAACTTTGTATTTGATGACCGCCTTGGTGAAGGTATTTCTGAAGAAGTGGTTTCACACTGCCATCAATGTGGAAAGCCTTGCGATAAGCATGTAAATTGTGCTAACAAGGAGTGCAATCTTCTATTTATACAGTGTGATGAATGTGCTGAAAAGCACGAAGGAACCTGCACACCAAAATGTCAGGAAATAATTCATTTACCAGAGGAAGAGCAAAAAAAACTACGTCAAGGCAAAAAGCAAAAGAAGATATTTCATAGTCATAAAAAGGTGAATCTCAAGGGAGAAGAATAA